The following proteins are encoded in a genomic region of Necator americanus strain Aroian chromosome II, whole genome shotgun sequence:
- a CDS encoding hypothetical protein (NECATOR_CHRII.G4984.T1): MLADAIELRNICEEDLEKSAHSIQFMEPKLRLWVIFSSTQLASERPCTPLWLPGTTAPSWKMADKLVVTVSCGSVKWSTSRIQGDSDYK; encoded by the exons ATGCTTGCTGATGCGATTGAATTGAGGAATATTTGTGAAGAGGATCTCGAAAAAAGTGCGCACAGCATTCAATTCATGGAACCCAAATTACGCCTGTGGGTCATATTCTCCTCTACACAACTAGCCTCAG AGCGTCCATGTACTCCTCTGTGGCTGCCGGGCACCACAGCCCCAAGCTGGAAGATGGCCGACAAGTTGGTGGTGACAGTTTCATGTGGTAGTGTAAAATGGTCAACTTCGAG GATTCAGGGCGATAGCGACTACAAATGA
- a CDS encoding hypothetical protein (NECATOR_CHRII.G4984.T2) — protein sequence MLADAIELRNICEEDLEKILHGCTERPCTPLWLPGTTAPSWKMADKLVVTVSCGSVKWSTSRIQGDSDYK from the exons ATGCTTGCTGATGCGATTGAATTGAGGAATATTTGTGAAGAGGATCTCGAAAAAA TATTACATGGATGTACAG AGCGTCCATGTACTCCTCTGTGGCTGCCGGGCACCACAGCCCCAAGCTGGAAGATGGCCGACAAGTTGGTGGTGACAGTTTCATGTGGTAGTGTAAAATGGTCAACTTCGAG GATTCAGGGCGATAGCGACTACAAATGA
- a CDS encoding hypothetical protein (NECATOR_CHRII.G4985.T1) produces MADKSAFVPVEAVTDRKGSAEVEADIDAELFGKKVDAKSPVKKEPEPPPPPPPPPPPPPPPPQEPPKAAPRYQYKKSTTYHKSYAYARK; encoded by the exons ATGGCGGATAAGTCCGCGTTCGTGCCTGTCGAGGCCGTCACGGACCGAAAAGGATCCGCTGAAGTCGAAGCTGACATCGACGCTGAATTATTCGGAAAGAAG GTAGATGCGAAATCACCAGTAAAGAAAGAACCTGAACcgcctccaccaccaccaccaccaccaccaccgccaccgccaccgccacAAGAACCACCGAAGGCTGCTCCACGTTATCAATACAAAAAGTCGACTACGTATCACAAATCGTATGCGTATGCCAGAAAGTGA